A stretch of DNA from Pseudopipra pipra isolate bDixPip1 chromosome 1, bDixPip1.hap1, whole genome shotgun sequence:
CCTTGTTATTATGGTCTTCTTGCCATCCCATTCCTGCTCCTGAATCAATGACCCATCATCTTTTAAGCTGACAAGGGTCTGAAAGAAGAACCTGAACATCAATATTTTCCCATGAAATCTGATGGACACTGAGGCTTTCCAACACATTATTCCAAATGAAAGATTCCCACCCCAACTCACTCAACAATAATTTTGTCATTGACATCTACAGAGCCAGGATAGTATCTTAAATGTTTTATTGATCTTCTCCTTTTCATAACTCACTGCTCAGTCACGTTTCCGCATCAGACAGACCTTTGACAGTAGTCACAGCTTCAACTAACAGGAGCAGAAGATGTCCTCTGTTCATCTCTTTGTACATGGGCTTTGAGCATTTGTGTAACATTTATCTGATCTTGCAATAATAGAAGAATTGAGAGTATGTGCCTGGAGGGAGGGGGGTGGTACACAGAGAGCACTCACACTAGGAAATGAGACGTTTTTGTTTTACCTCCTTTTGGATAAATATTCTCCCTACTCGGTGCAAGGAGAAGTGCTTTGCTTTGTAAAACTGGAGATTAGGGACTGTGATTCAAAGGGCTGCCTTGCATGTCTCTGATCCCACCCCACACTGAACCAGGCTCTCTTGTTATGCAAATATGAGACTGAGACGTTAACCCTAGGGCTGAATTGCCTCTGATTAAACATCAATGGCATTTTTTCCCCAGGCTTCAAATGAAGTGGCGTTTGGCTTTAACAGGGATTTAGAGGTCTGTTagttttactaaaaaaaaaaaatgcttctcctacaaaatgaaaacaacaaaatacaCAAGACCATTGATTTCAGCATTTTCCCTCTTTGGAATTCACTTAATccacgtaaaaaaaaaaaaagaaaaaagaaaaaagaaaaaagaaaaaagaatttatttatttcaatgaGAGTTAAAGAGACAGCCTCACATCAAATAAAGCATTGTTAGTGCAGATGtcaaaattgattttaaaacagtatttccaTCTGTAAAACACCCAAAGAATTGTGCTTTTTCAATAAAGTCTAGTATACTGACCTGAGTTTTCCTGCCATCTaatgtattttcttcaaatttctCATCAAGCTTGAAGCTGACCTGTGAAGTTTTGAAGgtgctttctgttttcatggTGATTGTGTCCCCGTCCTTAATAATGTAAACATCTGGTTTGGCCATGCTTCCCATTTTTCTCATGGCCATACCCACACCTGCAAGGCAAGAGGCACAGTGTCACAAAGTCAGCTAAACCCTCAGGCTTAGGGCCACACAGGAATTCAAATACCTAATTCCCATTTAATTAGGCACTTAGGTACACTTGAGAATCAAAGCTCAAgagcaacaaagaaaaaggatgttttaaATTATCCAGtgatgaggaaggaaaaagagcttATTCCCTTCAAGTTCTGAGCACTTTAAAAAAttctacaaattatttttaattgacaGATGAATACACTTTATTTCAACTCACTCAAGAAATACCCTTCCACCACTTTGTACACAATTGACAACATgccatttttaataaaatttcatATTCTACATCCTGTATACAAAGTATCGAGTTGTGAATTAGAAAACCACTATCATGCAAAACAGTGCTtacacatatgcacacacacgcaaaaaaaaaaaaagatcacaaaagaaatgaagaaataagcTTTGTGAATGGCTGAAAATGCATCAAAACTCTTTAGCAAAAGAGATTCACCCTGCCTCAGCCCCTGCATGCACTGTTTCAGGGGCTTTGAATCTTCTTGATCTGAAGGACGAAAACACAAATAAGAGGGTAGCAGGCAACGAATGTGAATCCATCAATCTGGAATGTGCATATCTAAACAGAGAAGTGATATGCAATGAAATGGAGCCAAAAGTGCCACCAAGTCAGTGAGTGCCTGGGCTCCACAGCTGGGGTAATTAGAAAATCTTGTCATGCATCAGCATGACACTCCCCTGGGCTTGCACAGGATACCTGGGTGAGGGATGAGTCCAGAAAGCAAAGATTAGTTTCTTTGAGAGGTGGCAACAAAGTACTTTGCAGACACTACTTCTCCAGACTCAACTGAGATTCCAGGAGAGAGCCTTAAGCTTGAGCCCACAGAGAAAAACGAGTCATCCTCAGTTCAGCTTTTTTGACCAGAACTGGAAACTATTGCCACGGTGACCCACCCACACACGCCCCATTGTTGTCACCCCAGTCCAGGATCATCAGTGATTTATTTGATCAGCTACAGGTTGGAATCCAATCAAATAGAGATGAGCTGCATATGTTTTCCATCTGGCAAGGAGTGAAATTCAAACTTCTTTGTCCTCAAATGTTCTTTTACACTGACTGAGCAGAATTTGCATGATTTCATTTATGGTGCATCAATAGGATCAAAAGCAGAGAGTTTTCTAAATAGCCAGAAAAGGTGAAAAACTGTAAATGGTTCCTGAAGTGTGACTTGGAGTAAATTTAATTGCCTAAATTGTAAttgtaaaaaggaaaagtgactGGTTTATGATTGCAATCCAAAACCAAACGACACTCAAGTTGCTGCCTATACAGGGGAGGTGCTCTGCAGTTGCAGCACTTAATTTCTACTTTGAAGTTGCAACCTGGCACACGCCTAGGTCTGGCTGTTGGACATGAGCACCACGATATCCTAATCCATGGCTCAACAGAGCTGAGCTTAAAATTCTTGATTTTCCTCCAAAGTCTCCCAAAGGCCTCAGTCCAGAAGGGTTTTTCACATCACAGCTATCACATACTGACAGGTCTCTCAAAATATAATTACAGCCACCACTGTCTGCAGAGTGTGCACAGCCATCAGTGTCTGCAGTGACACCTTTTGTATTTTGCATGAAGAGCACAAGACCTaaattccttcctctcctccctctaaATACAAGGCTACATTTTCTATCTCTTGCGAAAATATCCTGGCTTCCATCAGTGAATAAATTGCAGAAAATAATAGCTCCTGGTCTATACAGACACTGCCAGGTATCTATCACCTGTCAGCCAGGACGCTCCCAGGAAGGTGGTAAATCTGAGCTTGCAAAGGAGGCTCCTGGTCTGTTAGGTCTATTCTTCATTTGGTAACTTCGTGTCACAAAATGTAGGGAAAACCCGGACGCAGGAATAGCGTGCCAGGACCACCCCCCTCAGATAAGGGTGCCGCTACCCACAGGAGAAAACACTCAAATAGCCTCCGCCGGGGCAGCCTGCTGCCAGCCACCCATAGGCAGCTGATCCAGTTAGGCTTTCTCTGGAGGAGACACCCAAGGTGACTCCACGAGGAGGCAGCCCCGGCTCAGCAGGTCTGTGTGGCCGCCCCGGGCGCGATGAGCCAGCCCCGCTTGGGCAGCAGCGTTGCCGTGCGGCATCTGCGACCCGCCGCCACTCCCGGGCCAGGGCAGCGCCCACACCCCGGGCCCCCGCCCCGGGCAGCCCCGGCTCCCCGCCCCGGGCATTACCCGGAGAGGGAGGAGCGAACCGGTCTAATCTCAGCCGGACTGCTGGCTCGGGTTGGTAATCcggggtgctggagcaggagggggcaGCGGGGAGGGCGCAGCACAGGGCGGTAGGAACGTGCCTGCCGCCACTGACACCTGGCTCCCAGCAATTATTACGGTGCAAAACATCGTGCCGACATCTTTAGGACGGGGAGCTGGAGGCGGCAGCTCTCCCGGGAAGAAGGGTCTGCTCCAGCAGACTGCCAGCAGTCCCTCCCAAGGCCGGGGAGCGCAGAGTCCCCGGTGCCGCACCCCGGAGCATCGACCCCGCAGCCGACGCCCACTCGTGGCTCACGGACGGGCTGCACCCCACCCTCAGGCCCGGCTCCAGGACCGCGTTCGCCGCGGACCTTGGACAGAGCCTCGCCGGCCAGCAGCCGCGGCGACAGCGGCACGTCCCCGAGGCGGCATCGAggcatccatccctccatccacccattcctccctccctcccggggGCAGGAAGCTGCCGGCTCCTTACCCAGCTCCTTCATGTACTCTTCGAAGCCTTCGCTGGAGATGAGGCACCATTTGCCTAAAAACGGGTCGATAGCCATGGCGGCGGCGCTGGAGCTGGCGGCGTCCCTGGAAAAGCGTAGAGACAGGAGGACGGGCTGCAGCAAGGCTGCGGTCGCCTTTATAGCGGGGCCGGCAACATGTGCCGCCGGGAAGAGCCAATGGGGCTCCCGCCGAGCCCCCGCCCGGCGAGTCCCGCCCGCGGCAACGGCGGCAAGAGCGGGCACGCCGGGATGCagcccgccctccgcccgcacacacacacgcacacacacacacacacgcaaacacaaacacacacacacacacgcacacgcacacgcgcacacacacacacacgcaaaCACGAACACacgcaaacacacacacacgcacccCCTCTCTGCACACCGGGACGGGAACGCCCAGGAACGGTGGGACACTGACAGAGCTTCACGCCAAGGGATGTCGTGACCTCAACGCTTCTTCGGACACAAAAGCGCCAGGCACCTACCGTGGCGAAAGAGGCCAGGGCGCTGAGCACTGGGCACTCATGGGCTTCAACCCGGACTCTGAGATTCTGGCGCCagggaagttaaaaaaaacgAAGTCCTGGGCACTGAATGCTAAATTGTGCTCTATATGTATCATACTTTTTTGAAGGATAATTCAGGAATGAAGAAGCATCATATAGCACACAGACAGAGCAATAAGGCATCAGCATTCCAAAGCAGTTTATTGGGATTGAATGTCAGCCTTCCCaacaaccccccaaatcccactggTATATCACATATTACTGAACTATAGCAATCCATAGCTTGCTGCAACCTAGGAGCAGACCTGTTACGTACACACAGTGATCAGTTAGCAAACAAGATTGATCAAAATACAGAACTAATGTGGGTACTTGCAGTACACcggaaaaaaatcaaagcctgAATGCAATTTCATGCTTTAGCATTGGAAACATGCATATTTGTTATCTTATTTTCAGGCCATATTGAACTGCAATACCCTAATTCCTACTTCttaaaggaaaacactgcagcagccaCTACTGTACACTGGCACAGAAGTGGCATCATAAAATATACGCTGCTAACAGGCCCTGTGTGGTTCGGGCCAATCTTTTGCCAAATTCTGCCAGGTGAGCAGAGAGATTTACTGTCATGTTCTGTGAGGAAGCTGCTATTTCTAAGTCACAACAGAAATCCTGATTCCAATGTACTCCAAAGATTTGTTTCCACCATCAGGCTTATGCCAATCTCTGTCTCTTTTGACCTTGTATCAGACTGGATGAAACCCACAGCTACTTTCTCcagttcagaaaaagaaaaatgtgaagaaacaCCTGGTGTCTGGAGGGTTTTTTATGGAGTAACCGTCACTACACTGCTAGTACTTTTGTGGAGAAGTTTGAGGTGAAGGTGTCAAACCCAGAAAAGACAGCAAGGGCTCTACGCTCATTCCAGCATTTAACATGAGAAGGTGCTGTGAAGCCAAGACTTTTGGAGCAAGGAGGATGCTTTCCCTTATGTTTTACAGCGATGAAACTCTGTAGGGTGGTTGGAAGCTTCGATACTTTGTAGCAAATCAGAGTTGTCATACACAGAGTAAGCAGATAATTtttgaaactgattttttaaaagaaatccttCTGTTTAACTATCCTTACCTACGGAGTTGCCTTTAATTACCTTCTGCTTCTCTGACTATACGCTTGTTTTTAATATGCAAACAATGCTATATGTCGTCTGCTCATAAGGAAGCAAGAcaggttgcttttttttgttattaagtAGGTACATTGAAACACAAGACTTTCAACTTCCTTCcacttttatcttttctttttttaatcttttttttcccccatcttgTGCAAGATACTTCAGAGTACATTTTAAATTAGGCTGATGTTTACTAACTAATTTGGAGTAGTGGAACCAACATTCTGTCCATCCTGCAGTTCTTCTCTGGTTGCTTACAGAAAGgataaatgaaaaacaattaGATTAGAGATCAAACAGAATCATCCTTCAGGAATTAAGAAGTCTTCAGTCTCATAATGCAGAAACAATTTCTAGAAATAGAAATCTTGGCTTTGTTCCATGTATGCTAGCAAAGAATTTTGGATCCACATTTCTGTAGTGCTGGCTGCAGATGGCTTACGATATGCAAATAGTATTCAGGTATAAGTGCTGATAATGCAGCAGAAGATGTAAAATCCACTATTTCCATCTAGTGGTGAGACAGTATTCCTGGATCTTAAGTACCTGGAGCTCCAGCTGCATACCTGTGCACAATGTTGCTACATTTTTGAATCTTCCCATAAGTCATTTGGTCTGATTCATTCTCCTTACAAATTTTTCAGGTCTAGGCATGTAAGTTCATACAAGACATaagaagaaaagaactcttatttctattttatgaCTGTTAGGATACAGTGAAAAATATCTCTCAATTTTTACAAAGTTCTAATGTTTTGCAAATTAATGCAGTGATATGGATTACTGGCTGTGATATCACACATGTTACATCTCAAAACTTTGAAACAGTATAGTGCTGAAATTTGTGGTATCTCACACAGCAAATAAAGTAACTAGAGGGACCAGAGATGTATCCTTTTGAGTAAGGTACAAATGGCCTGGGCTACAAAATATACACTGTTTTTTACCTTGACAGTACAGTATGTATATTGGCCAAATATGGCTCTTACTTTGGGAGCCAAACTAAAACGTTCAGATATCCAGAGCTGCTTGAGCCACAGAGATTCATCCCTGTAAATCTCAGTTCCTGCCTGGTTCGAGGCTGACATGATGATCAgaccttttttgtttgtgtagTCTCCTCTCTAGACATACTCAAAGAGAAGCAGCAAATACATGTATTCCTACAGAAAGCGTTGAATTCCTGTGCCACATATTACTGTTTCAGTGCAGACAGATTAAATTCTCTGAAGTTTTGCTCATTTCCACATTAGACTATATGTTGTCCCAGAAAAGGAGAATCAAATTTACAATGAGAAGTGTgaatttttctgtggaaattaGCTGCACGGCAAGCACGTAGCCACAGTTAGGAGCAACCGCCACCTTGGCAGCTTGGGCCTGCCAGGGTGAATGCTTTCCAGAGGTAGTCAAGCTCTTACACCTTGTAGGAGGGGAGGATATTAAAGCCCTTCATTACCAAGTGCAAAAAAAATGACCAAGGCAAAAGAGTGCACAGAGACCTTCGTTCCACTCGTTTGGGCAGGTGTGCATCGTGCAGTGATGCTTCATCTGAtgtgggagctgggaagctGTAGCCAGCAGTTTGAGGTTTCTCTTCACATAGCCATAGCATTACCCACTGCATGCAAGCTAAGCCATATTTTGTCTTTTGGAGTCGCAATACCTGTTGcttgggcagggcacagcaccACCTCCTCATCTGCAACATATCGCTAATCAGGTTCCATAGGAGGTGTAACTTTTTCCCTAGACCTTTACTCATTAAACTTCCCATATGTTTAACCTGGAAGGAACCCAATCTGATAGCACTATACTTTCCTTTACTGTGTAAAAGGGAGGACCTTGCTTTCTTTCTAGTATACAGATATACTGCATATATACAGTACCTTTTCTAAGAGGTAGGCTTCTTCTAGACAACATTACATCTTAAGAAAGTCTTAAAAATTGTCAGGAAAATTGGACACCACAGCTCAAATTTTACTCTTCAGCCTATCCCTAGCTgtggaaaaatattaaagcagTCCTTGAATAATAGTTACTCAGCCCCAAGGCATGGATGGGAAAAATTGCATAGGTAGCacagctttgtttctgtttccttgCTGTACAAGTGCggttttcccttcccagccatGTCATCACCAGGCACACATGATGAAACATGTGCTATGGTTGCATAGCTGGCCTAAGGAAGCTTTACTCTAGCTCAAGAGCTGTTTGCTTGGGCAATACTAGACCAGAAATTATGAAGCAACAAAACATGAACCTGCAAGTTTTCCTTTGTATGTCAATATGCACAAGATCTTCCAGCATATTGGCATTTCATTACCTCTGAGCTACaagagctgggcacagcctgTGTTTATCAATGAACTTTGTGCGACACATCTGTTTTCAAGTCAGAACAAAGCCATCTTGCTCTCCAGCATGGAGCATGGGTCCAAATAATCCTTGTTGTAGATCTGGATGCTGCTGCATCTGCCCTAGGTAGCCAGCTGTCAGGGATGTGCAGGCTCACGTGTGCCTGTGTTCAGCACCCAGCCCTGGAGTCCCAGCCCTCGCTGAGGCTACAGAGTGTTACTATAATGCAATTAACACACTGGCAGTCCCAGTGTATGTCCTGTACGTTGTCAGCAGCATGTTCAAAGCAAGTTTAAAGGGAAATGCTTACACCAAGGGCAAAGTTTACTGTGGCAATGGTGTGACTGCTCTCGAATTGTCCCCTGCCTCAATGGTGAAAGAGAAAGCTCCAGAAGCCTGCAGTGACTGGAAAGAGGACTCCatgcttcattttcctcattCCAGACAAAAATGACCTGATGTCAGATCCAGCCCAGCTCGCAGTGACTGCAGATGTGTTAGCTTGTGTCTAACTTTGGAAGCTTTGAAAAGCCCTTTTTATTTAGCAGCAGTATCTAGTTTTAATAGCAAACATCCACCCattagaataaaaatgtttttatttatctgCAGAATTTGATAATGAGCACAGTCATTACAATGCTAAAAAAGAGATCAAGGTGACTAAAAATCTTCCATAGCTGTAGTTTTAGCAGTGAAAAGGCCTTTGATCCACTTAAAACAGAAGCACATTAGCAGGGAGTACCTGCTCACAGAAGAGACTTTCAGAAAGCAAATACTCTGGCTTGGCTTTTAGAAACCACAGATgtacaaaaaaccccatcccaaagctCTATAAATAAAGACAAATACCCCCAAATAAAACCTCCAACTTTGTCCTTTCTGTGTGGTCTGGAACAATAAGGACATAAGGGCAAGGACAAGGAATATAAAAATGATTCGGAATAAATAAtgataaaacaaatatttctacCAATGATGAATAATTAGCCTATGAAATTTGGAATCACAAACTACAGATGTGCCCACTGGATCTTAGAGGGGTGTTAAAgctttagcctttttttttgattgcaTATCAGAAGCAGAGTTTCACTACTATGGATATTGATCAACCACTGTGAAGGTAAccgcaggaaaaaaaagttttatagTTATAACTATAGTTATTCATTAGTTTTTATTCTCAGGATGTCACAAGATGGGCATCACAGGTATAGAAA
This window harbors:
- the LOC135411870 gene encoding fatty acid-binding protein 5 → MAIDPFLGKWCLISSEGFEEYMKELGVGMAMRKMGSMAKPDVYIIKDGDTITMKTESTFKTSQVSFKLDEKFEENTLDGRKTQTLVSLKDDGSLIQEQEWDGKKTIITRKLVDGQLVVECDMNGVKCVRVYQKA